The Streptomyces sp. M92 nucleotide sequence TGCGGCTTGCCGATGCGCGCGAAGAGCAGGCGCAGGTAGTCGTAGACCTCGGTGATGGTGCCGACCGTGGAGCGCGGGTTGCGGGAGGTCGACTTCTGGTCGATGGAGACGGCCGGGGAGAGCCCCTCGATGAAGTCGACGTCCGGCTTGTCCATCTGGCCGAGGAACTGCCGGGCGTAAGAGGAGAGCGACTCCACGTAGCGCCGCTGGCCCTCGGCGAAGATGGTGTCGAAGGCCAGGGAGGACTTGCCCGACCCGGACAGGCCCGTGAAGACGATGAGCGAGTCACGAGGCAGGTCGAGCGAGACGTTCTTCAGGTTGTGCTCGCGCGCGCCACGGACGATGAGACGGTCGGCCACGCCGGTCCGCACCTTTCTTGAGAGAAGTGACAGGGGCGAGGCCCCCGTCTTTCTCAGACTAGGGGGAGCCACTGACAACGCCGGTCGGATTCACCGGTTGTCAACAAACCCCGACTTCCCAGCATGCCCGACGCCGCTTCCGACCATATAGCACGTGCATTCGAATTGCGGGGGTCGTCCACAACCTTCACCCGAAGGTGTAGCGAGGTCTAGGGTCAGCATCATGATTGACCACGCTCGTGACCTGGAGTCTGTACGTGACGCTACCGAGCGGCTGCTCGGCGCGGTCGGGAAACTGGACAACGCGTCCGTGACGGAGTCGTCACGGCTTCCCGGCTGGAGTCGTGGCCACGTCCTCGCCCACCTCGCCCGCAACGCGGACGCCCTCGTGAACGTCCTCGAAGGACGCCCCATGTACGTCTCCGGCGAGGCGCGGGACGCCGACATCGAGCGGGGCGCGCCGCGGCCCCTCGACGCCCAGCTCGCCGACGTGCGCGAGAGCGCGGCCCGCTTCCAGGACGTCGCCGCCGTTCCCGCGGACTGGTCGCGCACGGTGGAGCTGCGCAACGGGATCACCGACTCGGCGTCCCGGCTGCCGTTCCGGCGCTGGGTCGAGGTCGAGCTGCACCACGTGGACCTGGGCATCGGGTACGAGCTGGAGGATCTTCCGGCGGAGTTCACGGAGCGGGAGACCGACTTCCTCGCCGCACGGTTCGCCGGGCACCCGGACGTGGCGGCCACCCGGCTCACCGACGGCACGCGCGCGTGGCGCACGGGCCGGGAGGCGGACGCTCCCGAGGTGACGGTCACCGGACGCCCGACCGACCTGCTCGGCTGGCTCGCCGGACGCCGCGCGGGCTCCGAGCTGACCGCGGAGGGCGGCCCGCTGCCGACGCTGCCTCCGTTGTAGCGCCGCCCCCGGGAGGCGGTCTGCGGGCCGCCTCCCGGCGCTAGGCTGGCCTGCATGACGTACAGCGGAGAGGTCAGGGTCGGCGGACCCGCCGACGTGCACGAACTCAAAGACCTGATGATCACCAAGGTCGCGGTCGGCCCGATGGACAACAACGCCTATCTGCTGCGCTGCCGGGCCACCGACGAGCAGGTGCTGATCGACGCCGCGAACGACGCGCGCACGCTGCTCGGCACGATCGGTGACGACGGCATCGCCTCCGTCGTCACCACCCACCGGCACGGCGACCACTGGCAGGCGCTCGCCGAGGTCGTCGCGGCCACCGGGGCCCGCACCCACGCCGGACGGCACGACGCCGAGGGCATCCCCGTGCCGACCGACGTCCTCCTCGACGACGGCGACACGGTCCGGGTGGGGCAGGTGGAGCTCACGGCACGCCACCTGGTCGGACACACGCCGGGCTCCATCGTCCTGGTGTACGACGACCCGCACGGGCATCCCCATGTGTTCACCGGGGACTGTCTCTTTCCGGGTGGTGTGGGCAACACCCATGACGATCCCAAGGCGTTCGCGAGTCTGATGCGGGACGTGGAGACCAAGGTCTTCGACGTCCTCCCGGACGAGACGTGGGTCTATCCCGGGCACGGCAGGGACACCACGCTCGGCGCGGAACGGCCGCACCTGCCGGAGTGGCACGCGCGCGGCTGGTGAGCCCACGGGGTAGGGAGGGACCGGCCTCGGTGTCGCGGGGCCGGCCCCGGCGCCTCAGGCCCGGGCCGTTCCCGTCCCGGCCAGCACCGCGATCCGCTCCACGCCGAACACGTACCCCTGCACACCGCACCCCGCGATCACCCCGTCGGCGCGCTGCGACACGTAGGAGTGGTGCCGGAACGGCTCACGCTGGTGGATGTTGGAGACGTGGACCTCCACCACCGGCAGGCCGTCGCAAGTGTTGAGGGCATCCAGGATCGCGACGGAGGTGTGCGAGTAGGCGGCGGGATTGATCACGATCCCGCAGTGGTTCAGCCGGGCCTCGTGGATCCAGTCGACCAGTTCACCCTCGTGGTTGGACTGCCGGAAGTCCACCGTGCCGCCGTGTGCCGCCGCCGCCTTCACGCACCGTGCCTCGACGTCCGCGAGGGTGTCGGAGCCGTAGATCTCCGGCTGGCGCTGGCCCAGCAGGTTCAGGTTGGGGCCGTTGAGGATCATGATCGGGGCGTTGGCCAGGGTGCGGGGCACGGTTCCTCCGGTCCGTTCGGATGCGGCGGTCCCCGTACGGGCCGCCGCTCGGACCCCGGTTTATCACGGTGCACCGGCTGCCCGGCCGGCCCTACCCTCCGTCCATGACGATGATCGAGTACCCGCCCAAGCCGTCGCCCGGCGACCGCATCGCGGTGATATCACCCTCCTCCGGGCTGCCGGGGCTCTTCCCACTCCCCTACGAGCTGGGCCTGGAGCGGCTGCGCAAGGAGTTCGGCCTGGAGCCCGTCGAGTATCCGGCGACGCGGAGGATGGGCTCGACGCCTGCCGAGCGGGCCGCCGACATCCACGCCGCCTTCGCCGATCCGGAGATCAAGGCCGTCATCGCGTCGATCGGCGGCGACGACCAGATCACCGTCCTGCCGCTGCTGGACCGGGAGCTGATCCGGGCCAACCCGAAGCCGTTCTTCGGCCTGAGCGACAACACGAACCTGCTCGCCTACCTGCGCAACACGGGCATCGTCGGTTACCACGGCGCGAGCGTCATGGTGGAGCTGGGGCGCCCCGTCGCCATGCACCCGCAGACCGCCGACTCACTGCGCGCGGCGCTGTTCACCTCCGGTCCGTACGAGCTTCGCCCCGCCGAGCGCTTCAACGACGTCAACCGCGACTGGGCCGACCCGGCCACCTTCGAGGCGGAACCGTCGATGCGGACCGGGGCTGGCTGGTCCTGGGTGAACGCCGGCCGTGTGGTCGAGGGACGGACCTGGGGCGGCTGCCTGGAGATCCTGGCCTGGCTGCTGATGGCCGACCGCGAGATCGCCCGCGACCCGGCGGAGTACGACGGCGGCGTGCTGCTCCTGGAGACCTCCGAGGAGCTGCCGAGCGCGACGGAGGTCTTCCGCACCCTGCGCAACATGGGCGAGCGCGGGCTGCTCGGCCGTTTCTCCGCGCTCCTGATGGCCCGTCCGAAGACCTGGTCCTTCGAACGCCCCAACAGCCCCGAGGAGGGCGAACGGTACGCGGCTCAGCAGCGTGAGGCGGTGCTGCGTGCGATGCGGGTCTACGCCCCCGAGGCCACGATCGTCTTCGACGTGGACTTCGGCCACACCGATCCGCAGGTCGTCGTCCCTTACGGGGGGACCGTGCGGGTCGACGGGCCCGCGCGGCGCATCACCGTCACGTACTGACGCTCCCCCGCGTTCGGGGGACCGGCCGGCGCTAGGGGTTGATCGCGAGCTCCAGGTACGCCGCGAACAGCACCAGGTGGACGCCTCCCTGCAAGGGCGTGGCACGGCCCGGGACGACCGTCAGCGAGGCCACCACCACGGTCAGGGCGAGCAGCACCATGTGGACCGCTCCGAGCCCCAGGATCAGCGGCCCGGAGAGCCACAGGGAGGCGAGGGCGACGGCCGGGATGGTCAGGCCGATGCTGGCCATGGCCGAACCGAGGGCGAGGTTCAGGCTGGTCTGCACCCGGTCGCGGCGCGCGGAGCGCACCGCGGCGATGGTCTCGGGGAGCAGTACGAGCAGGGCGATGACGACGCCGACGACGGCATGGTGCAGCCCGGCGGCCTGCACCCCGTCTTCGATGGTGGGCGACACCCCCTTGGCCAGGCCGACCACGCCGATCAGAGCAAGGGCGAGCAGCACCAGGCTGATCAGCGCGGTGCGGGAGGACGGCGCGTGGGCGTGGTTCTCGACGGTGATCACCTCGCCCTGCCGGGTGACCGGCAGGAAGTAGTCGCGGTGCCGTACGGTCAGGGTCGTGATGAACAGGCCGTAGAGGACGAGTGAGGACAGCGCCGCGAAGGTCAGCTGCACGGTGGAGAACTCGGGACCGGGCGCGCTCGTGGTGAACGTCGGCAGCACCAGACTGAGCGTGGCCAGGGTGGCGACGGTCGCGAGGGCGGCCCCGGTGCCCTCCGGGTTGAAGACCGCGGTGCCGTGCCGCACGGAGGCGACCAGGAGGCTGAGGCCGACCACACCGTTGCAGGTGATCATCACGGCCGCGAAGACGGTGTCCCTGGCCAGGGACGCGCTCTTGTCGCCGCCGTCGGCCATCAGGGTCACGATGAGCGCGACCTCGATGACCGTGACGGCGACGGCGAGAACCAGGGAACCGAAGGGCTCGCCGACCCGGTGAGCGACTACCTCGGCGTGGTGCACGGCGGCGAGGACGGAGGCGGCGAGGACGATCGTCAGCAGGGCGACGACGGCCCCGGGCAGATCGCGTCCCCAGGTGAGGACCAGCAGCACGACCGCGACCACGGGCGTGACGGCCGTCCACTGAGTGAGGAACTCCCTGGGGCGAGTGATCATGACGCGATCGTCGCAGAGGGCGACGGTCCCGGCATTCGCTGTGCCGCGGACCGGGCCGACCACGGCGGTTTCGCGGGCTCTCCACGGCCCATCACGGAAGAGCGGCGGTCGGCTCCTCGCCGCCCGCCGCTCCCGGTGGTCGCTTCCGCCCGTGCTGGGGCGGTACTTCCGGTCAGGCCTCGACGCTGTCCTTCGGGGCGTCGTCGCTCCGGCTCTCCGCGGCCTCCGCCTCGGCCTGCTTCTTGGAGGCTCGCAGGCTGGTGATCGTGGTGACGATCAGGACGGAGCAGATCACGCCGAGCGAGACCGGGATGCTGATCTCGGGGACGTGGACCCCGGACTCGTGCAGAGCGTGCAGCACCAGCTTGACGCCGATGAAGCCCAGGATGACCGACAGGCCGTAGGAGAGGTGGACCAGCTTCCTCAGCAGACCGCCGAGGAGGAAGTACAGCTGGCGCAGACCCATCAGGGCGAACGCGTTGGCCGTGAAAACGATGTACGGGTCCTGGGTCAGGCCGAAGATCGCCGGGATGGAGTCGAGTGCGAAGAGCACGTCGGTGGTGCCGATCGCGAGCATCACGACCAGCATCGGGGTCATGACGCGCTTGCCGTTCTCCTCGATCCACAGCTTGGTGCCGTGGTAGCGGTCGGCGACGCCGAAGCGGCGCTCGGCCGCCTTGAGCAGCTTGTTCTCCTCGAACTCCTCGTCCTCCTCGTCGGCACGGGCCTCCTGGATGAGCTTCCAGGCCGTGTAGATGAGGAAGGCACCGAAGATGTAGAAGACCCAGGCGAAGTTGGCGATGATCGCGGCACCCGCCGCGATGAAGACAGCCCTGAGGACCAGGGCTATGAGGACACCGATGAGGAGCACTCGCTGCTGGTACTGCGAGGGCACCGCGAACTTCGCCATGATCAGGATGAAGACGAAGAGGTTGTCGACGCTCAGGGACTTCTCGGTGATGAAGCCCGCGAAGAACTCGCCGGCGGGCTGGCCGCCGCCGAAGATGAGCAGGCCGACTCCGAAGAGGCCCGCCAGGGCGATCCAGACGGCCGTCCAGATCCCGGCTTCCTTGATCGATACGTCGTGCGGCTTGCGGCCGATGAAGAAGTCGGCCCCGATCAGAGCGGCGAGGCCCACGACGGTCAGGACCCACAGGGTCATGGAAACTTCCACTACTACGCCTCCGGCAGTACGTCACACGGCAGATGTCAGCGTCGTCGCTGCCGGAGGTCTCTTCCACCCCGGGCGCCCGGTACGCGACACGCGTCCGGAACCCACGGGCCGACGCCCCGGGATCTGGCCTGATCCGTATTGACGGGTACGCCGCAGTAGTTGGCAGGGAGTACTCCCCTCCGTACGGACGACAGTACCCCATTTCCCAAGGGAAGGTAAAGAGATTCGCAAATAAAGCTCAAAAGGGCAGCTCAGAGCCTTTTACCGAGGCCACGAACGGCGGGCTGCGGCGACCTGGTCGAGCACCTGCCGGAGCACCTGGCTGCCGGGCGGGACGAGCGAGGGCTCGTACGTCCAG carries:
- a CDS encoding maleylpyruvate isomerase family mycothiol-dependent enzyme: MIDHARDLESVRDATERLLGAVGKLDNASVTESSRLPGWSRGHVLAHLARNADALVNVLEGRPMYVSGEARDADIERGAPRPLDAQLADVRESAARFQDVAAVPADWSRTVELRNGITDSASRLPFRRWVEVELHHVDLGIGYELEDLPAEFTERETDFLAARFAGHPDVAATRLTDGTRAWRTGREADAPEVTVTGRPTDLLGWLAGRRAGSELTAEGGPLPTLPPL
- a CDS encoding MBL fold metallo-hydrolase → MTYSGEVRVGGPADVHELKDLMITKVAVGPMDNNAYLLRCRATDEQVLIDAANDARTLLGTIGDDGIASVVTTHRHGDHWQALAEVVAATGARTHAGRHDAEGIPVPTDVLLDDGDTVRVGQVELTARHLVGHTPGSIVLVYDDPHGHPHVFTGDCLFPGGVGNTHDDPKAFASLMRDVETKVFDVLPDETWVYPGHGRDTTLGAERPHLPEWHARGW
- the aroQ gene encoding type II 3-dehydroquinate dehydratase; this translates as MPRTLANAPIMILNGPNLNLLGQRQPEIYGSDTLADVEARCVKAAAAHGGTVDFRQSNHEGELVDWIHEARLNHCGIVINPAAYSHTSVAILDALNTCDGLPVVEVHVSNIHQREPFRHHSYVSQRADGVIAGCGVQGYVFGVERIAVLAGTGTARA
- a CDS encoding S66 family peptidase, with the translated sequence MTMIEYPPKPSPGDRIAVISPSSGLPGLFPLPYELGLERLRKEFGLEPVEYPATRRMGSTPAERAADIHAAFADPEIKAVIASIGGDDQITVLPLLDRELIRANPKPFFGLSDNTNLLAYLRNTGIVGYHGASVMVELGRPVAMHPQTADSLRAALFTSGPYELRPAERFNDVNRDWADPATFEAEPSMRTGAGWSWVNAGRVVEGRTWGGCLEILAWLLMADREIARDPAEYDGGVLLLETSEELPSATEVFRTLRNMGERGLLGRFSALLMARPKTWSFERPNSPEEGERYAAQQREAVLRAMRVYAPEATIVFDVDFGHTDPQVVVPYGGTVRVDGPARRITVTY
- a CDS encoding calcium:proton antiporter, with amino-acid sequence MITRPREFLTQWTAVTPVVAVVLLVLTWGRDLPGAVVALLTIVLAASVLAAVHHAEVVAHRVGEPFGSLVLAVAVTVIEVALIVTLMADGGDKSASLARDTVFAAVMITCNGVVGLSLLVASVRHGTAVFNPEGTGAALATVATLATLSLVLPTFTTSAPGPEFSTVQLTFAALSSLVLYGLFITTLTVRHRDYFLPVTRQGEVITVENHAHAPSSRTALISLVLLALALIGVVGLAKGVSPTIEDGVQAAGLHHAVVGVVIALLVLLPETIAAVRSARRDRVQTSLNLALGSAMASIGLTIPAVALASLWLSGPLILGLGAVHMVLLALTVVVASLTVVPGRATPLQGGVHLVLFAAYLELAINP
- a CDS encoding TerC family protein → MTLWVLTVVGLAALIGADFFIGRKPHDVSIKEAGIWTAVWIALAGLFGVGLLIFGGGQPAGEFFAGFITEKSLSVDNLFVFILIMAKFAVPSQYQQRVLLIGVLIALVLRAVFIAAGAAIIANFAWVFYIFGAFLIYTAWKLIQEARADEEDEEFEENKLLKAAERRFGVADRYHGTKLWIEENGKRVMTPMLVVMLAIGTTDVLFALDSIPAIFGLTQDPYIVFTANAFALMGLRQLYFLLGGLLRKLVHLSYGLSVILGFIGVKLVLHALHESGVHVPEISIPVSLGVICSVLIVTTITSLRASKKQAEAEAAESRSDDAPKDSVEA